In Argiope bruennichi chromosome X1, qqArgBrue1.1, whole genome shotgun sequence, a single window of DNA contains:
- the LOC129959045 gene encoding probable cyclin-dependent serine/threonine-protein kinase DDB_G0292550, protein MPGSLLLSNDAYSDVSEASGRSLDAKIGAKKVSFNNAVRVKQYPWKPDLDVNKADHLTLPSNRFWFKVYKSKQDGPSSYESAEDYFRPSEWAEENMECIHDSLAPIAEVEDQDLDSNHIQHGLKATSNNQRIYSDGNANSNGYYSVNNVNDSKYYRPIEPPVDYFDEMHLGSNHYQGPKTVWRSDEMNGDRYNYNGNHITNSNLRNRSIHGTHEILEETDENVDENNFRDGTDSLPQILRLPRMAIRNDSPFRRSVRRIEDTDALKKRERRSRSHDDYLDNDNRFKQLKKADKSVSTEDLNARRDNGIFSNRFLRGSRDMATQCYGTLNRDKNVSSLEKTSSLFYSQNAESDRLSNFKPTTSSRINYSDDRFKSYTKAGPAKKENLEDEFSKRIRPYQDYQSKSNYPSSEINHSYKKHEPATNGKISNGVHRLSTRGENVAASAPKQNGKIYKVQLPKTDFQNISFLNADSKKLRENSQSKSSRDSATVGYLRGRQIPLTEVNTNTNRKFANRNDNNISNKSRLFQKTNENKNTTSPNRMAKSDLQTSNDIYSRKYLSSNLENKNGKNYKSGSPKPVNSDGDNSMIDWSLSGFQLASKPDNGITSVSDSEYTVHRRPPLLMYIPGVSHHDRPAIEDDRLSALSDASRSEINDGLSSLATTTTGKNLSNDIRRRHSMPRDGKLKWIKWKNKGQK, encoded by the coding sequence ATGCCAGGTAGCTTGCTTCTTTCAAATGATGCATATTCTGATGTATCAGAAGCATCAGGTAGAAGTCTTGATGCAAAAATTGGAGCCAAAAAAGTGAGCTTTAACAACGCTGTTCGTGTGAAACAATATCCATGGAAACCCGATTTAGATGTGAACAAAGCAGATCATTTGACTTTACCAAGTAACAGATTTTGGTTCAAAGTTTATAAAAGCAAGCAAGATGGGCCATCATCATATGAATCTGCCGAAGATTATTTCAGACCAAGCGAATGGGCTGAAGAAAACATGGAATGCATTCACGATTCTCTTGCCCCGATTGCAGAAGTTGAAGATCAAGATTTAGATTCGAATCACATTCAACATGGATTGAAGGCTACTTCGAATAATCAACGAATTTATAGTGATGGTAATGCCAATTCAAATGGCTACTACTCCGTGAACAACGTCAATGATTCCAAATATTACCGTCCCATTGAACCTCCTGttgattattttgatgaaatgcatCTGGGTTCAAATCATTACCAAGGTCCTAAAACAGTGTGGCGATCTGATGAAATGAATGGCGATCGTTATAACTATAATGGAAATCATATTACGAACAGCAACTTACGAAACCGCAGTATTCATGGAACTCATGAGATACTTGAAGAAACTGATGAAAATGTAGATGAAAATAACTTTCGAGATGGAACAGATTCGCTGCCACAAATTTTGAGGCTTCCTCGAATGGCGATTCGAAATGATTCACCTTTCAGGAGATCTGTTAGAAGAATAGAAGATACAGATGCTTTGAAGAAACGAGAAAGGAGATCCCGATCACATGATGATTATTTGGACAATGACAATCGGTTTAAACAACTTAAAAAGGCTGACAAATCTGTATCAACAGAAGACCTTAACGCTAGACGTGACAATGGCATTTTTTCAAACAGATTTTTAAGAGGTAGTCGCGATATGGCTACACAATGCTATGGAACTCTGAATCGAGACAAAAATGTATCATCCTTAGAGAAAACTAGTTctcttttttattcacaaaatgcTGAATCTGATAGACTGAGTAATTTCAAACCCACAACCTCTTCAAGAATTAATTATAGTGATGATAGGTTCAAAAGCTATACGAAAGCGGGACCAGCCAAGAAAGAAAACCTTGAAgatgaattttctaaaagaatccGTCCTTATCAAGATTACCAATCAAAAAGTAATTATCCATCAAGTGAAATTAACCACAGTTATAAAAAACACGAACCTGCAACAAATGGTAAGATAAGCAATGGCGTACATAGACTTTCAACACGTGGCGAAAATGTAGCAGCTTCAGCCCCAAAACAGAATGGGAAGATATATAAAGTCCAACTCCCCAAAACAGATTTCcaaaatatctcttttttaaaTGCTGACTCAAAGAAGTTGAGAGAAAATAGTCAATCAAAATCTTCCCGTGATTCAGCCACTGTTGGGTATCTCAGAGGACGCCAAATCCCTCTTACTGAAGTCAATACAAACACAAACCGTAAATTTGCCaacagaaatgataataatatctCTAATAAAAGTCGGCTATTCcagaaaactaatgaaaataagaatacaaCTTCTCCAAATCGTATGGCAAAATCCGATTTGCAGACTTCTAATGACATATATTCTCGGAAGTATTTGTCatctaatttagaaaataaaaacggTAAGAATTATAAAAGTGGTTCTCCTAAGCCAGTTAATAGTGATGGTGATAACTCCATGATTGATTGGTCTCTCTCAGGATTCCAGTTGGCAAGTAAGCCAGATAATGGCATAACATCTGTTTCTGATAGTGAATATACAGTACATAGAAGACCACCTCTACTAATGTATATACCCGGAGTCAGCCATCATGATCGTCCAGCTATAGAAGATGATAGATTGTCTGCTCTAAGTGATGCGTCTAGATCCGAAATTAATGACGGGTTAAGTTCCCTAGCTACCACTACTACGGGTAAAAACTTATCCAATGATATTCGAAGACGTCATTCTATGCCACGAGACGGGAAGTTAAAATGGATCAAATGGAAAAACAAAGGACAAAAGTGA